A window of the Amycolatopsis solani genome harbors these coding sequences:
- a CDS encoding acetyl/propionyl/methylcrotonyl-CoA carboxylase subunit alpha, translated as MAEQVGESTGGPVTKILVANRGEIAVRVIRAAKDAGLASVAVYADPDRDAPHVRLADEAFALGGTTAAESYLNIEKLLDAAKRSGADSVHPGYGFLSENADFAQAVIDAGLTWIGPGPQAIRDLGDKVTARHIAMRAGAPLVPGTKEPVQDAAEIVAFADEHGLPVAIKAAFGGGGRGLKVARTREEIPELFESATREAVAAFGRGECFVERYLDKPRHVEAQVLADMHGNAIVVGTRDCSLQRRHQKLVEEAPAPFLSDDQRARIHSSAKAICKEAGYYGAGTVEYLVATDGTISFLEVNTRLQVEHPVSEETTGLDLVREMFRIARGEKLRITEDPEPRGHSIEFRINGEDAGRGFLPAPGTVTKFVAPSGPGIRVDSGVESGSVIGGQFDSMLAKLIVTGSDRNNALERSRRALAEMVVEGMATVLPFDRVIVDDPAFIGDENGFSVHTRWIETEFDNRIEPFVAPDVETAEEEPRQNVVVEVGGRRLEVSLPGGFALEGGGGGGTAVKAKPRKRAGGTKAAVSGDAVTAPMQGTIVKVAVEEGQTVEAGELIVVLEAMKMENPVTAHKAGTVTGLSVEVGAAVTQGTQLLELK; from the coding sequence GTGGCCGAGCAGGTCGGCGAATCCACCGGTGGTCCGGTGACCAAGATCCTGGTCGCCAACCGGGGCGAGATCGCGGTACGCGTGATCAGAGCGGCCAAGGACGCCGGTCTGGCCAGCGTCGCGGTGTACGCCGATCCGGATCGCGACGCACCGCACGTCCGGCTGGCGGACGAAGCCTTCGCGCTCGGCGGGACCACCGCCGCGGAGAGCTACCTCAACATCGAAAAGCTCCTGGACGCCGCCAAGCGCTCGGGCGCCGACTCGGTGCACCCGGGCTACGGCTTCCTCTCCGAGAACGCGGACTTCGCCCAGGCGGTCATCGACGCCGGGCTGACCTGGATCGGGCCCGGCCCGCAGGCCATCCGCGACCTCGGCGACAAGGTCACCGCGCGCCACATCGCGATGCGCGCGGGCGCGCCGCTGGTGCCGGGCACCAAGGAGCCGGTGCAGGACGCCGCCGAGATCGTCGCGTTCGCCGACGAGCACGGCCTGCCGGTGGCCATCAAGGCCGCGTTCGGCGGCGGCGGGCGCGGCCTCAAGGTCGCGCGCACCCGCGAAGAGATCCCCGAGCTGTTCGAGTCGGCCACCCGCGAGGCGGTCGCCGCGTTCGGCCGCGGCGAGTGCTTCGTCGAGCGCTACCTGGACAAGCCGCGGCACGTCGAGGCCCAGGTACTGGCCGACATGCACGGCAACGCGATCGTCGTCGGCACCCGCGACTGCTCGCTGCAGCGGCGGCACCAGAAGCTCGTCGAAGAGGCGCCCGCGCCGTTCCTGAGCGACGACCAGCGCGCGCGCATCCACTCCTCGGCCAAGGCGATCTGCAAGGAAGCCGGGTACTACGGCGCCGGCACGGTCGAGTACCTCGTCGCCACCGACGGCACGATCTCCTTCCTGGAGGTCAACACGCGCCTGCAGGTCGAGCACCCGGTGTCGGAGGAAACCACCGGCCTCGACCTCGTCCGCGAGATGTTCCGCATCGCGCGCGGCGAAAAGCTGCGGATCACCGAAGACCCCGAGCCGCGCGGCCACTCCATCGAGTTCCGCATCAACGGCGAGGACGCCGGCCGCGGCTTCCTGCCCGCGCCGGGCACGGTGACGAAGTTCGTCGCGCCGAGCGGCCCCGGCATCCGCGTCGACTCCGGCGTCGAGTCCGGCAGCGTCATCGGCGGGCAGTTCGACTCGATGCTGGCGAAGCTGATCGTCACCGGCTCGGACCGGAACAACGCCCTCGAACGCAGCCGCCGCGCGCTGGCGGAGATGGTCGTCGAGGGCATGGCGACCGTGCTGCCGTTCGACCGCGTGATCGTCGACGACCCCGCGTTCATCGGCGACGAGAACGGCTTCAGCGTGCACACGCGCTGGATCGAGACGGAGTTCGACAACCGGATCGAGCCGTTCGTGGCGCCGGACGTCGAGACCGCCGAAGAAGAGCCGCGGCAGAACGTCGTGGTCGAGGTCGGCGGGCGGCGCCTGGAAGTGTCGCTGCCGGGCGGGTTCGCGCTCGAAGGCGGCGGCGGGGGCGGCACCGCCGTCAAGGCGAAGCCGCGCAAGCGGGCCGGCGGCACCAAGGCCGCGGTCAGCGGCGACGCCGTCACGGCGCCGATGCAGGGCACCATCGTCAAGGTCGCCGTCGAAGAGGGCCAGACGGTCGAAGCCGGTGAGCTGATCGTCGTCCTCGAGGCGATGAAGATGGAGAACCCGGTCACCGCACACAAAGCGGGCACCGTCACCGGACTTTCCGTCGAGGTCGGCGCCGCCGTGACGCAGGGCACACAACTGCTCGAGCTGAAGTAG
- a CDS encoding DUF1707 SHOCT-like domain-containing protein, translated as MTEVPSPQLRISDQNRESALSALGEHMSAGRIDIDEYGERSARITAAKTRGELGEVFTDLPAPHPRYDDVPQAAVAPAPEPAAAAPAPRPSGGPENWSPPQRFVAAIFPLTLIAAIALIATGTLAWPIIFLPIGVGVFGKAMWGHGWNHDEQHRRRHDRHLRDRERRRELRDSYRRELGR; from the coding sequence GTGACCGAAGTCCCGTCTCCGCAGCTGCGGATCAGCGACCAGAACCGCGAGTCCGCGCTGTCCGCGCTCGGTGAGCACATGAGCGCGGGGCGGATCGACATCGACGAGTACGGCGAGCGTTCGGCGCGGATCACCGCGGCGAAGACGCGCGGCGAGCTCGGCGAGGTCTTCACGGACCTGCCGGCCCCGCACCCCCGCTACGACGACGTCCCGCAGGCCGCGGTGGCACCGGCGCCCGAACCGGCGGCGGCCGCCCCGGCGCCGCGGCCGTCGGGTGGACCGGAGAACTGGTCGCCGCCGCAGCGGTTCGTCGCCGCGATCTTCCCGCTGACCCTGATCGCCGCGATCGCGCTGATCGCCACCGGCACGCTCGCGTGGCCGATCATCTTCCTCCCGATCGGGGTCGGCGTCTTCGGCAAGGCGATGTGGGGCCACGGCTGGAACCACGACGAGCAGCACCGCCGCCGCCACGACCGCCACCTGCGCGACCGCGAGCGCCGTCGCGAGCTGCGCGACTCCTACCGGCGCGAGCTGGGCCGCTGA
- a CDS encoding DUF1707 SHOCT-like domain-containing protein, whose product MRLSDAERQDALDVLEEHVRSGRLDIDEYGSRTAKVTAAKRVSELVPLFDDLPSPRPSALLNGASAPVTAPAGETALSQFLTRSAVPIAIVLAIAVLILSRGRLLIISVALPLVVAALARVRRPR is encoded by the coding sequence ATGCGGTTGAGCGACGCCGAGCGCCAGGACGCCCTCGACGTCCTCGAAGAGCACGTCCGCAGCGGCCGCCTCGACATCGACGAGTACGGGTCCCGGACGGCGAAGGTCACCGCCGCCAAACGGGTCAGCGAGCTCGTCCCGCTGTTCGACGACCTGCCGTCGCCGCGCCCGAGCGCGTTGCTGAACGGTGCTTCCGCCCCGGTGACGGCCCCGGCCGGGGAGACCGCGCTGTCGCAGTTCCTGACGCGCAGCGCGGTGCCGATCGCGATCGTGCTGGCGATCGCGGTGCTCATCCTCTCGCGCGGCAGGCTGCTGATCATCTCGGTCGCGCTGCCGCTCGTCGTCGCGGCGCTCGCGCGGGTTCGTCGCCCGCGCTGA
- a CDS encoding GNAT family N-acetyltransferase: protein MEPVEINAGTYYLRQLRADRHLDDRPLLMEAFADPTHRKYVLNYRLRTLDEATEYVTLRAAQWAGDERCSWAIAEPTSGRLLGEVGLRELNLDAAYAEATIWVHPAERGKGIATTALSAALRFGFGGLGLTEVSYRYEESNAASAIVAERCGFTLLGPEDERAPTGERLIRWHRTS from the coding sequence GTGGAACCGGTGGAGATCAACGCGGGCACCTACTACCTGCGCCAGCTGCGCGCCGACCGGCACCTGGACGACCGCCCGCTGCTGATGGAGGCGTTCGCCGACCCGACGCACCGCAAGTACGTGCTGAACTACCGCCTGCGCACCCTGGACGAGGCCACCGAGTACGTCACGCTGCGCGCGGCCCAGTGGGCGGGCGACGAGCGCTGTTCGTGGGCGATCGCCGAGCCGACGTCCGGCCGCCTGCTCGGCGAGGTGGGCCTGCGCGAGCTGAACCTGGACGCGGCGTACGCGGAGGCGACCATCTGGGTCCACCCGGCGGAGCGCGGCAAGGGGATAGCGACGACGGCGCTGAGCGCGGCCCTGCGCTTCGGTTTCGGCGGCCTGGGGCTGACCGAGGTGAGTTATCGGTACGAGGAGAGCAACGCGGCTTCGGCGATCGTCGCCGAGCGGTGCGGGTTCACGCTGCTGGGCCCGGAGGACGAGCGGGCGCCGACGGGGGAACGCCTGATCCGCTGGCACCGGACGTCGTGA
- a CDS encoding glycerol-3-phosphate dehydrogenase/oxidase: protein MAQHAAETNPARLGPVKREETWQRLGKETFDLVVIGGGVVGAGTALDAATRGLRVALVEARDLASGTSSRSSKLFHGGLRYLEQLEFGLVREALRERELMLTTIAPHLVKPVSFLYPLTHRVWERPYTAAGLLMYDTMGGARSVPGQKHLTRAGALRMVPALKRSALIGGIRYYDAQSDDARHTMTVARTAAHYGAVVRTSTQVVGFLREADRVSGVRVRDVEDGRETEISAAAVINCTGVWTDELQRLSGGRGRFRVRASKGVHIVVPRDRIVSESGMILRTEKSVLFVIPWRNHWIVGTTDTDWNLDLAHPAATKHDIDYLLEHVNSVLATPLTHDDIEGVYAGLRPLLAGESEETSKLSREHAVARVAPGLVAIAGGKYTTYRVMAADAVDAAAVDLPGRSQPSITDKVPLIGADGYHALVNQADHVAAEHGLHPYRVRHLLDRYGSLVNEVLAAANGRPELLKPIEHAPDYLGVEVVYAASHEGALHLEDVLARRTRISIEYAHRGVDCAEQVASLVGEVLGWSPETVKREIEVYNARVEAERESQSQPSDEAADALRSAAPEARAGIVEPVS, encoded by the coding sequence GTGGCGCAGCACGCAGCGGAGACGAACCCGGCTCGACTGGGCCCGGTCAAGCGGGAAGAGACGTGGCAGCGCCTCGGCAAGGAGACGTTCGACCTGGTCGTCATCGGCGGCGGCGTGGTCGGCGCGGGTACGGCGCTCGACGCGGCCACGCGCGGGCTGCGCGTCGCCCTCGTCGAAGCGCGAGATCTCGCCTCGGGGACATCGAGCCGATCGAGCAAGCTGTTCCACGGCGGCCTGCGGTACCTGGAGCAGCTCGAATTCGGCCTGGTGCGCGAAGCGCTCCGCGAGCGCGAGCTGATGCTGACGACGATCGCGCCCCACCTCGTGAAGCCGGTGAGCTTCCTCTACCCGCTGACGCACCGCGTGTGGGAACGCCCGTACACCGCGGCCGGCCTGCTGATGTACGACACGATGGGCGGCGCCCGCAGCGTCCCGGGCCAGAAGCACCTGACCCGCGCGGGCGCGCTGAGAATGGTGCCCGCGCTCAAGCGCTCCGCCCTGATCGGCGGGATCCGCTACTACGACGCCCAATCGGACGACGCCCGCCACACCATGACGGTCGCCAGGACGGCGGCGCACTACGGCGCGGTCGTGCGGACGTCGACGCAGGTCGTCGGGTTCCTGCGTGAGGCCGACCGGGTGTCCGGCGTACGCGTCCGAGACGTCGAAGACGGCCGGGAAACGGAGATTTCGGCGGCCGCGGTGATCAACTGCACCGGCGTCTGGACCGACGAGCTGCAGCGCCTCTCCGGTGGCCGCGGGCGGTTCCGCGTGCGCGCCAGCAAGGGCGTGCACATCGTCGTGCCGCGCGACCGGATCGTCTCGGAGTCGGGGATGATCCTGCGCACCGAGAAGTCGGTGCTGTTCGTGATCCCGTGGCGGAATCACTGGATCGTGGGAACCACGGACACCGACTGGAACCTCGACCTCGCGCACCCGGCGGCGACGAAGCACGACATCGACTACCTCCTCGAGCACGTCAACAGCGTCCTGGCGACCCCGTTGACGCACGACGACATCGAAGGCGTGTACGCGGGCCTGCGCCCGTTGCTGGCGGGGGAGAGCGAAGAGACGTCGAAGCTCTCGCGCGAGCACGCGGTGGCGCGGGTGGCCCCGGGCCTGGTGGCGATCGCGGGCGGCAAGTACACGACGTACCGGGTGATGGCGGCGGACGCGGTCGACGCGGCCGCGGTGGACCTGCCGGGCCGTTCGCAGCCGTCGATCACGGACAAGGTCCCGCTGATCGGCGCGGACGGCTACCACGCGCTGGTCAACCAGGCCGACCACGTGGCCGCCGAGCACGGCCTGCACCCGTACCGCGTACGGCACCTGCTGGACCGCTACGGCTCACTGGTCAACGAGGTCCTGGCGGCGGCGAACGGCCGCCCGGAACTGCTGAAGCCGATCGAGCACGCCCCGGATTACCTGGGCGTCGAGGTGGTGTACGCGGCTTCGCACGAAGGCGCGCTGCACCTCGAAGACGTCCTGGCCCGCCGGACACGAATTTCGATCGAGTACGCCCACCGCGGCGTGGACTGCGCGGAGCAGGTGGCATCGCTGGTCGGCGAGGTCCTCGGCTGGTCGCCCGAAACGGTGAAGCGCGAGATCGAGGTCTACAACGCCCGGGTCGAGGCAGAGCGCGAGTCCCAGTCCCAGCCGAGCGACGAAGCGGCGGACGCCCTGAGGTCGGCGGCCCCGGAGGCCCGCGCGGGCATCGTGGAGCCGGTGAGCTGA
- a CDS encoding MIP/aquaporin family protein, with product MSAGAIIVWELLGTAALILLGNGVVANHVLRKNNGHNAGFLFINFGWAFAVFTGASIAAPSGAHLNPAVTLGLAISGKTPWADVPLYFLGQMVGAILGAVLCWAAYKLQFDDHPEPENTLGIFSTAPQIPNTAWNLVTEIIGTFVLVAWILLSPVFAAGDGGTPNFGNSALGYAGVSFVVLVIGTSLGGPTGYAINPARDLGPRIAYAFLLPIKNKANANWGYSWIPVVGPLVGGALAALLYLAVHNLT from the coding sequence GTGAGTGCTGGGGCAATAATCGTCTGGGAACTACTGGGAACGGCCGCGCTGATCCTGCTCGGCAACGGTGTGGTCGCGAACCACGTGCTCCGCAAGAACAACGGGCACAACGCCGGGTTCCTGTTCATCAACTTCGGCTGGGCGTTCGCCGTCTTCACCGGCGCCAGCATCGCCGCGCCCAGCGGGGCGCACCTCAACCCGGCGGTGACGCTGGGCCTGGCCATTTCGGGCAAGACCCCGTGGGCCGACGTCCCGCTCTACTTCCTCGGCCAGATGGTCGGCGCCATCCTCGGCGCCGTGCTCTGCTGGGCCGCCTACAAGCTGCAGTTCGACGACCACCCGGAGCCGGAGAACACGCTCGGCATCTTCTCCACCGCACCGCAGATCCCGAACACGGCGTGGAACCTCGTCACCGAGATCATCGGCACGTTCGTGCTGGTCGCGTGGATCCTGCTCAGCCCCGTCTTCGCCGCCGGCGACGGCGGCACGCCGAACTTCGGCAACTCCGCGCTGGGCTACGCGGGCGTCTCGTTCGTCGTCCTCGTGATCGGCACGTCGCTCGGCGGGCCGACGGGCTACGCCATCAACCCGGCCCGCGACCTCGGCCCGCGCATCGCCTACGCGTTCCTGCTGCCGATCAAGAACAAGGCCAACGCCAACTGGGGCTACTCGTGGATCCCGGTCGTCGGCCCGCTCGTCGGTGGCGCGCTGGCCGCGCTGCTCTACCTCGCCGTGCACAACCTGACCTGA
- the glpK gene encoding glycerol kinase GlpK: MTSYVAAIDQGTTSTRCMIFNHEGRVVSVDQREHEQIFPKAGWVEHNAEEIWENTRRVVAGALAKADLTAKDIAAVGITNQRETALVWDKKTGKPVYNAIVWQDTRTDRIVTELGNLGGGQERYREKVGLPLATYFSGPKIKWILDNVEGAREKAEAGDLIFGNMDTWVLWNMTGGADGGVHVTDPTNASRTMLMDLDTLQWDAEIAGEMGIPLSMLPEIRSSSEEYGKVREKGALAGVPIAGILGDQQAATFGQACLSPGEAKNTYGTGNFMLLNTGTEKVMSQNGLLTTICYKIGSNDTVYALEGSIAVTGSLVQWLRDNLGMISTAAEIEEHASSVEDNGGAYFVPAFSGLFAPYWRSDARGAIVGLTRFVNKGHLARAVLEATAFQTREVLEAMNADSGVSLTSLKVDGGMVVNELLMQFQADILGVPVIRPVVNETTALGAAYAAGLAVGFWKSEDDIRTNWAQDKQWEPSMDDARRDREYRNWKKAVTKTFDWVSDED, translated from the coding sequence ATGACTTCGTACGTAGCCGCGATCGACCAGGGCACGACGTCGACCCGGTGCATGATCTTCAACCACGAAGGCCGCGTGGTCTCGGTCGACCAGCGCGAGCACGAGCAGATCTTCCCGAAGGCGGGCTGGGTCGAGCACAACGCCGAGGAGATCTGGGAGAACACCCGCCGGGTCGTCGCGGGCGCGCTGGCCAAGGCCGACCTGACCGCGAAGGACATCGCCGCCGTCGGCATCACCAACCAGCGCGAGACCGCGCTCGTCTGGGACAAGAAGACCGGCAAGCCGGTGTACAACGCGATCGTCTGGCAGGACACGCGCACCGACCGGATCGTCACCGAGCTCGGCAACCTCGGCGGCGGCCAGGAGCGCTACCGCGAGAAGGTCGGCCTCCCGCTCGCGACGTACTTCTCCGGGCCGAAGATCAAGTGGATCCTCGACAACGTCGAAGGTGCGCGCGAGAAGGCCGAAGCCGGTGACCTGATCTTCGGCAACATGGACACCTGGGTGCTGTGGAACATGACCGGCGGCGCCGACGGCGGGGTCCACGTCACCGACCCCACGAACGCGTCGCGCACCATGCTGATGGACCTCGACACCCTGCAGTGGGACGCCGAGATCGCCGGCGAGATGGGCATCCCCCTTTCGATGCTGCCGGAAATCCGCTCCTCGTCCGAGGAGTACGGCAAGGTCCGCGAGAAGGGCGCGCTCGCGGGCGTCCCGATCGCGGGCATCCTGGGCGACCAGCAGGCCGCGACGTTCGGCCAGGCCTGCCTTTCACCGGGCGAGGCCAAGAACACCTACGGCACCGGCAACTTCATGCTGCTCAACACCGGCACCGAAAAGGTGATGTCGCAGAACGGGCTGCTCACCACGATCTGCTACAAGATCGGCTCGAACGACACGGTCTACGCGCTGGAAGGCTCCATCGCCGTCACCGGTTCGCTGGTGCAGTGGCTGCGCGACAACCTCGGCATGATCAGCACCGCGGCCGAGATCGAGGAGCACGCGAGCAGCGTCGAGGACAACGGCGGCGCGTACTTCGTCCCGGCGTTCTCGGGCCTGTTCGCTCCTTACTGGCGCTCCGACGCCCGCGGCGCGATCGTCGGGCTCACCCGGTTCGTCAACAAGGGTCACCTGGCCCGCGCGGTGCTGGAAGCGACCGCCTTCCAGACGCGCGAGGTGCTCGAGGCGATGAACGCCGACTCGGGTGTTTCGCTCACCTCCCTCAAGGTGGACGGCGGGATGGTCGTCAACGAGCTGCTCATGCAGTTCCAGGCCGACATCCTCGGTGTGCCGGTGATCCGCCCGGTGGTCAACGAGACCACCGCGCTGGGCGCCGCCTACGCCGCCGGGCTGGCGGTCGGGTTCTGGAAGTCCGAAGACGACATCCGGACCAACTGGGCGCAGGACAAGCAGTGGGAGCCATCGATGGACGACGCCCGCCGCGACCGCGAGTACCGCAACTGGAAGAAGGCGGTGACGAAGACCTTCGACTGGGTGTCCGACGAGGACTGA
- a CDS encoding VOC family protein, which yields MVFRDERWPDGTPSWVDLMVPDQAKAVAFYSGLFGWDVRTGGEETGFYGMAELRGRPVAGIGQTPPGQEMPALWTTYLSVSDVDKTVAAITEAGGQVLMPVMDVMKEGRMAVAADPAGAVFGLWEAGNHIGTQVTAAPGTLAWNECMSRDYPAAKAFYEQVFGFGFEDLSNDDFTYAVLLVDGRPVGGLGALPASVPAAVPSNWSTYFSVADADASAAKVAELGGQVLDQPFDSPYGRQVRVQDDQGVPFLVIAPNEQSGKPEGWEE from the coding sequence ATGGTGTTCCGGGACGAGCGGTGGCCCGACGGCACGCCCAGTTGGGTGGACCTGATGGTGCCGGACCAGGCGAAAGCGGTGGCCTTCTACAGCGGCCTGTTCGGCTGGGACGTGCGCACGGGCGGTGAGGAGACCGGCTTCTACGGCATGGCGGAGCTGCGCGGGCGCCCGGTCGCCGGCATCGGGCAGACGCCGCCGGGCCAGGAGATGCCCGCGTTGTGGACGACCTACCTTTCGGTGTCCGATGTGGACAAGACGGTCGCGGCGATCACCGAAGCCGGTGGCCAGGTCCTGATGCCGGTCATGGACGTCATGAAGGAGGGCCGGATGGCCGTCGCGGCCGATCCGGCGGGCGCGGTCTTCGGCCTCTGGGAGGCCGGGAACCACATCGGCACCCAGGTCACGGCGGCCCCGGGCACACTGGCCTGGAACGAGTGCATGAGCCGCGACTACCCGGCGGCCAAGGCGTTCTACGAGCAGGTCTTCGGCTTCGGCTTCGAGGACCTGTCGAACGACGACTTCACGTACGCGGTCCTGCTGGTCGACGGCCGCCCGGTCGGCGGGCTCGGCGCGCTGCCCGCGTCGGTCCCGGCGGCGGTCCCGTCGAACTGGTCCACGTACTTCTCGGTGGCGGACGCCGACGCGAGCGCCGCGAAGGTCGCGGAACTCGGCGGCCAGGTGCTGGACCAGCCGTTCGACTCGCCGTACGGCCGGCAGGTGCGGGTCCAGGACGACCAGGGGGTGCCGTTCCTGGTGATCGCGCCGAACGAGCAGTCGGGCAAGCCGGAGGGCTGGGAGGAGTGA
- a CDS encoding class F sortase: MSTRSTSRRGYLIALVLALLAALVVVALVFGGRSEPPAAQPPPARPVAVQPEPAAGSQDAVAALPKSEPVSLDIPKIGAHSSLVPLGLNPDNTVEVPPVTTPLQAGWYTYAPTPGETGPAVVLGHVDGNHQKGIFFRLKELAAGDRVSIARKDGTTATFEVTKVHQVPKKDFEGEGVYDDTPGPELRLITCGGVFDRTARNYVDNIVVYAKLVGH, from the coding sequence ATGTCGACGAGGAGCACCAGCCGACGGGGCTACCTGATCGCCCTCGTCCTCGCGTTGCTGGCCGCGCTGGTGGTCGTGGCGCTGGTGTTCGGGGGCCGGTCCGAGCCCCCGGCCGCCCAACCACCGCCCGCGCGGCCCGTTGCCGTTCAGCCCGAACCCGCGGCCGGGAGCCAGGACGCCGTCGCGGCCCTGCCCAAGTCCGAGCCGGTTTCGCTCGACATCCCGAAGATCGGCGCGCACTCGTCGCTGGTGCCGCTCGGGCTCAACCCCGACAACACCGTCGAGGTGCCGCCGGTGACGACGCCGCTGCAGGCGGGCTGGTACACCTACGCGCCGACGCCGGGCGAGACCGGCCCGGCCGTCGTGCTCGGGCACGTCGACGGCAACCACCAGAAGGGGATCTTCTTCCGGCTCAAGGAGCTCGCCGCGGGCGATCGCGTGTCGATCGCCCGCAAGGACGGCACCACGGCGACGTTCGAGGTGACGAAGGTGCACCAGGTGCCGAAGAAGGACTTCGAGGGCGAAGGCGTCTACGACGACACACCCGGCCCCGAGCTGCGCCTGATCACCTGCGGCGGCGTCTTCGACCGGACCGCGCGCAACTACGTCGACAACATCGTCGTCTACGCGAAGCTCGTCGGGCACTGA
- a CDS encoding NAD(P)H-quinone dehydrogenase: MTRIVIMGGGPAGYEAALVAAQHGADVTIVERDGLGGACVLYDCVPSKTFIASSGALAKMHDLSELGINTDLADTSIDLPTVHGRVKGLALAQSADIRARVQREGVRVLIGEARFCDEETGLATHKVAVTTKDGTEALPADVVLIATGATPRVLPGAVPDGERILDWRQLYELRELPEHLAVIGSGVTGAEFASAYTEMGVKVTVVSSRDRVLPHEDADAAAVLEEVFSQRGTTVAKQARADRVERTDKGVEIHLADGRVIEASHALMTVGSVPNTQDIGLDKVGIAPGPGGFITVDRVSRTSVPGIYAAGDCTGVLMLASVASMQGRIAMWHALGEGVAPIKLKTVAANVFTHPEIATVGISQQAIDSGEVPARTIMLPLATNARAKMEGLRRGFVKLFCRPATGVVVGGVVVAPQASELILPIALAVQNQLTVDHLALTFSVYPSLSGSITEAGRQLMRHDDLD; the protein is encoded by the coding sequence GTGACCAGGATCGTGATCATGGGCGGGGGCCCGGCCGGCTACGAAGCCGCGCTCGTCGCCGCCCAGCACGGCGCCGACGTCACGATCGTCGAACGGGACGGCCTGGGCGGCGCCTGCGTGCTCTACGACTGCGTTCCGTCGAAGACGTTCATCGCGAGCTCCGGCGCGCTGGCGAAGATGCACGACCTCAGCGAGCTCGGCATCAACACCGACCTGGCCGACACCAGCATCGACCTCCCGACCGTGCACGGCCGGGTGAAGGGCCTCGCGCTCGCCCAGTCCGCCGACATCCGCGCCCGCGTGCAGCGCGAAGGCGTCCGCGTCCTCATCGGCGAAGCCCGCTTCTGCGACGAGGAGACCGGCCTCGCCACCCACAAGGTCGCCGTGACGACCAAGGATGGCACCGAGGCCCTGCCGGCCGACGTCGTCCTGATCGCGACCGGCGCCACGCCGCGCGTCCTGCCGGGCGCGGTGCCGGACGGCGAGCGCATCCTCGACTGGCGCCAGCTCTACGAGCTCCGGGAGCTGCCGGAGCACCTCGCCGTGATCGGCTCCGGCGTCACCGGCGCCGAGTTCGCGTCCGCCTACACCGAGATGGGCGTCAAGGTCACCGTCGTCTCCAGCCGCGACCGCGTCCTCCCGCACGAGGATGCCGACGCCGCCGCGGTGCTCGAGGAGGTCTTCTCCCAGCGCGGCACGACCGTGGCGAAGCAGGCGCGCGCCGACCGCGTCGAGCGCACCGACAAGGGCGTCGAGATCCACCTCGCCGACGGGCGCGTGATCGAGGCCAGCCACGCGCTGATGACCGTCGGGTCGGTCCCCAACACCCAGGACATCGGCCTCGACAAGGTCGGCATCGCGCCCGGCCCCGGCGGGTTCATCACCGTCGACCGCGTTTCGCGCACCTCCGTGCCCGGCATCTACGCCGCCGGCGACTGCACCGGCGTGCTCATGCTGGCCTCGGTGGCGAGCATGCAGGGCCGCATCGCGATGTGGCACGCGCTGGGCGAGGGTGTCGCGCCGATCAAGCTCAAGACCGTCGCCGCCAACGTGTTCACCCACCCGGAGATCGCCACCGTCGGCATCAGCCAGCAGGCGATCGACTCCGGCGAGGTGCCGGCGCGCACGATCATGCTGCCGCTGGCCACCAACGCGCGCGCGAAGATGGAGGGCCTCCGCCGGGGCTTCGTGAAGCTGTTCTGCCGCCCGGCCACCGGCGTGGTCGTCGGCGGCGTCGTCGTGGCGCCGCAGGCGAGCGAGCTCATCCTGCCCATTGCGCTCGCCGTCCAGAACCAGCTCACCGTGGACCACCTGGCGCTGACGTTCTCGGTGTACCCGTCGCTGTCGGGCTCGATCACCGAGGCCGGGCGCCAGCTCATGCGCCACGACGATCTCGACTGA